The Chelonoidis abingdonii isolate Lonesome George chromosome 9, CheloAbing_2.0, whole genome shotgun sequence genome has a segment encoding these proteins:
- the TNFRSF17 gene encoding tumor necrosis factor receptor superfamily member 17, whose protein sequence is MAQHCFRNEYFDSLLQSCIPCQLRCSSKPPFSCQSYCNESTTGQVKVSDGILWIGLGIGVILTFAVFILMVLFKMRHPKQSKEELKNTESAVELNIILKADIETSVNTDIIGDSLQSEASLMYSEEECTCGDCGLVKLQTGFDTSFPLPATEEGATVLVTTKTSEYCSYIPGAMMTL, encoded by the exons ATGGCTCAACATTGCTTCAGAAATGAGTATTTTGACAGCTTGCTGCAATCTTGTATACCCTGTCAACTTCGATGTTCCAGTAAGCCACCTTTTTCATGTCAGAGCTATTGTAATGAGA gtactACAGGTCAAGTAAAAGTATCAGATGGAATTCTCTGGATTGGTTTGGGAATAGGAGTGATTTTAACATTCGCAGTGTTCATATTAATGGTCTTGTTTAAAATGAGGCACCCAAAACAATCAAAGGAAGAACTGAAAAACACAG AGTCTGCAGTAGAGCTGAATATTATACTCAAGGCTGATATTGAGACCAGTGTGAATACAGATATAATTGGAGATTCCCTCCAAAGTGAAGCATCACTGATGTATTCAGAGGAGGAATGCACTTGCGGAGACTGTGGCTTGGTGAAACTCCAAACTGGCTTTGATACTTCATTCCCATTACCAGCCACAGAGGAAGGAGCTACTGTTCTGGTCACCACAAAAACTTCTGAATATTGCAGCTATATTCCAGGTGCAATGATGACTCTGTGA